Proteins encoded within one genomic window of Hevea brasiliensis isolate MT/VB/25A 57/8 chromosome 8, ASM3005281v1, whole genome shotgun sequence:
- the LOC110656451 gene encoding putative disease resistance protein RGA3 isoform X2: MARKVKNINELLNKIKNDAMVYGLQVVTKDRIMPQIDLDRVTDSVLDHPVVGREADVSKIVNLLNCSNDQQVLTIVSIVGMGGLGKTTLAKLVCQEVMEKKFFDLKIWVCVSYNFDDQRILGEMLQTLNANMGGLTNKDAILQKLEKELEGKNFLLVLDDVWNEVSERCDGLKTRLVRVSRNTGNAIVVTTRSEQVASIMETSTHYRHTLNLLSDDECWSIMKERAFGNGEASIPLDLECIGKEIAKKCRGVPLAAKVLGGTMGGFGRDKEAWLSIMNSNVLNSSDNKDNVESVLKLSFDHLPPFLKPCFAYCSIFPKDFGIAKKELVQLWMAEGFLGSSSQDEGNNYFNALL, encoded by the exons ATGGCCCGCAAAGTTAAGAATATAAATGAGTTGTTGAATAAGATCAAGAATGATGCCATGGTTTATGGACTTCAAGTTGTAACTAAAGATAGAATAATGCCTCAAATCGACTTGGATCGGGTCACAGACTCGGTCCTCGACCACCCAGTTGTGGGTAGGGAAGCTGATGTCTCTAAAATTGTGAACTTGTTGAATTGTTCCAATGACCAACAAGTTCTTACCATCGTGTCCATAGTGGGGATGGGCGGTCTGGGAAAGACAACCTTAGCTAAATTGGTGTGTCAAGAAGTAATGGAAAAAAAGTTTTTTGATCTTAAAATATGGGTTTGTGTCTCTTATAACTTTGATGACCAAAGGATTTTAGGGGAGATGTTGCAAACTCTCAATGCAAACATGGGTGGGTTGACCAACAAAGATGCAATACTTCAGAAGCTCGAAAAGGAATTAGAGGGAAAAAATTTTCTACTTGTTCTTGATGACGTGTGGAATGAGGTATCAGAGAGATGCGATGGTTTAAAGACTCGCTTAGTAAGAGTTAGTAGAAACACTGGAAATGCTATTGTTGTCACAACTCGTAGCGAGCAAGTGGCATCCATAATGGAGACATCTACTCATTACAG GCATACATTGAATTTGTTGTCTGATGATGAATGTTGGTCCATAATGAAGGAAAGGGCATTTGGAAATGGAGAAGCATCAATACCTTTAGATTTGGAGTGCATTGGAAAGGAGATTGCAAAAAAATGTAGAGGAGTGCCATTAGCCGCAAAAGTTTTAGGTGGAACGATGGGGGGTTTCGGAAGGGATAAGGAAGCATGGTTGTCAATTATGAATAGTAATGTTTTGAATTCATCAGATAACAAGGATAATGTTGAGTCTGTACTAAAGCTAAGTTTTGATCATTTGCCTCCATTTTTGAAGCCATGTTTTGCATATTGTTCAATTTTCCCCAAAGATTTTGGTATTGCAAAGAAAGAATTAGTTCAGCTTTGGATGGCTGAAGGTTTTCTTGGGTCGTCTAGTCAAGATGAGGGCAACAACTATTTTAATGCCTTGCTGTAG